The Candidatus Methylomirabilota bacterium genome contains a region encoding:
- a CDS encoding acyl-CoA dehydrogenase family protein has protein sequence MTASDAQSPLDAARKLAPMIRSCADEIEALRELPRPLFEALADAGLFHLAVPRAIGGAELDLPTYVQVIEELGKADASTGWCVNQGAIYATYAARMPRDIARKIWIDTPRSVVANTPAATAKAVVVPGGYRVMGRQGFSTGCRHAAWVAAHAQIIENGQIRLEHGQPETRYLYVPVAEAELLDTWHVRGMRGTGTHHFAVNDVFVPAERTVLSATAPVLEPGPLYRIPRTLCFASGDAAVALGMARSCLTTFFELAGAKTPRAMEALLRDQSMVQASVGRCEAHLRAGRAFLMETVREIWTAALSGTITLDLRATLRLATTHGIRLAAQIIDTVYNAAGATAAYESNLLQRHFQDIHVITQHLQGRLSHYELVGRHWLGLPVDENRL, from the coding sequence ATGACCGCCAGCGACGCCCAGTCGCCGCTCGACGCCGCGCGGAAGCTCGCGCCCATGATCCGGTCCTGCGCCGACGAGATCGAGGCCCTGCGCGAGCTCCCGCGGCCGCTCTTCGAGGCGCTGGCCGACGCCGGGCTGTTCCACCTGGCCGTGCCGCGCGCCATCGGCGGCGCCGAGCTCGACCTGCCCACCTACGTCCAGGTGATCGAGGAGCTCGGCAAGGCCGACGCGAGCACCGGCTGGTGCGTCAACCAGGGCGCGATCTACGCCACCTATGCCGCACGCATGCCGCGCGACATCGCGCGAAAAATCTGGATCGACACGCCGCGCAGCGTCGTCGCCAACACGCCCGCCGCGACCGCCAAGGCGGTCGTGGTGCCCGGCGGCTACCGGGTGATGGGTCGCCAGGGCTTCAGCACGGGCTGCCGGCACGCAGCGTGGGTGGCCGCGCACGCCCAGATCATCGAGAACGGCCAGATCCGCCTCGAGCACGGTCAACCGGAGACGCGCTATCTGTACGTGCCGGTCGCCGAGGCCGAGCTGCTGGACACGTGGCACGTGCGCGGCATGCGCGGCACGGGGACGCATCACTTCGCCGTGAACGACGTCTTCGTGCCCGCCGAGCGCACCGTGCTCTCGGCCACGGCGCCGGTGCTGGAACCCGGGCCACTCTACCGGATCCCCCGGACCCTGTGCTTCGCCTCGGGCGACGCGGCGGTCGCGCTCGGCATGGCGCGCAGCTGTCTCACCACGTTCTTCGAGCTGGCCGGCGCCAAGACGCCGCGAGCCATGGAGGCGCTGCTCCGCGATCAGTCCATGGTCCAGGCGAGCGTCGGCCGGTGCGAGGCCCACCTGCGCGCCGGGCGGGCCTTCCTGATGGAGACGGTCCGCGAGATCTGGACGGCCGCGCTCTCCGGTACCATCACGCTCGACCTGCGGGCGACGCTGCGCCTCGCCACGACGCACGGCATCCGGCTGGCGGCGCAGATCATCGACACCGTCTACAACGCCGCCGGCGCGACGGCGGCCTACGAGAGCAATCTCCTCCAGCGCCACTTCCAGGACATCCACGTGATCACCCAGCACCTCCAGGGCCGCCTCTCCCACTACGAGCTGGTCGGCCGCCACTGGCTCGGCCTGCCGGTGGACGAGAACAGGCTCTAG
- a CDS encoding MFS transporter, whose product MIPKETRSTFAALKGSNYRWYWLGLVFYVLGHRAEYVTFAWIMWELTGDPLHLGYLGLAQGAPLLVFQLVGGVLADRVNRLRLLIATQILTSLTLALAFALTVLGLVRVEHLLVLAALSNTFRAFDEPSRMSLIPQLVDRARLPNAIALGSIPWQAGRMIGPSITGLLIAAFGGAIGFGLAALASCTALGLYTRLRISGDAPGGDGRHVVRQFLAGLSFVGGNFVFASLISLALLNSLFGMSYLTLLPIYADRYFAMGSTGYGLLQAAHGAGALAGTFTLATIAHRIGRPGTVLLVAGACLGFTLMLFSGSPAMWLALPMLLCVGFSNTFYLTQINTLIQQSVPDQLRGRVMSIFSLCWNLLPLGGLLAGALAAVVDARFAVLIGGAVVATSALLLLTSGRLRRVARVLP is encoded by the coding sequence GTGATCCCCAAAGAGACCCGCTCGACCTTCGCCGCGCTGAAGGGGTCGAACTACCGCTGGTACTGGCTCGGGCTCGTCTTCTACGTCCTGGGGCATCGCGCCGAGTACGTGACCTTCGCCTGGATCATGTGGGAGCTGACCGGAGACCCGCTGCACCTCGGCTACCTCGGCCTCGCGCAGGGGGCGCCCCTGCTCGTCTTCCAGCTGGTCGGCGGGGTCCTCGCCGACCGCGTCAACCGGCTCCGGCTGCTGATCGCCACGCAGATCCTGACGTCGCTGACGCTGGCGCTCGCCTTCGCGCTGACGGTCCTCGGGCTGGTCCGCGTCGAGCACCTGCTCGTGCTCGCGGCGTTGAGCAACACCTTCAGGGCCTTCGACGAGCCGAGCCGGATGTCGCTGATTCCCCAGCTCGTTGATCGCGCGCGCCTGCCGAACGCGATCGCGCTCGGCTCGATCCCGTGGCAGGCCGGCCGGATGATCGGCCCGTCGATCACCGGCCTCCTGATCGCGGCGTTCGGCGGCGCGATCGGGTTCGGCCTGGCGGCGCTGGCCTCCTGTACCGCGCTCGGGCTCTACACGCGTCTGCGGATCAGCGGAGACGCCCCGGGTGGCGATGGGCGGCACGTCGTCCGCCAATTCCTCGCGGGCCTGAGCTTCGTCGGCGGGAACTTCGTGTTCGCGAGCCTGATCAGCCTGGCCCTGTTGAACAGCCTGTTCGGCATGTCCTACCTCACCCTGCTGCCGATCTACGCCGACCGCTACTTCGCGATGGGCTCGACCGGATACGGGCTGCTCCAGGCCGCGCACGGGGCGGGGGCGCTGGCCGGCACGTTCACGCTGGCGACGATCGCCCATCGCATCGGGCGCCCGGGCACGGTGCTGCTGGTCGCGGGGGCGTGCCTCGGGTTCACGCTCATGCTGTTCTCCGGATCGCCGGCGATGTGGCTGGCGCTGCCCATGCTGCTCTGCGTCGGCTTCAGCAACACGTTCTACCTGACGCAGATCAACACGCTCATCCAGCAGAGCGTGCCCGACCAGCTTCGCGGCCGCGTGATGAGCATCTTCTCGCTGTGCTGGAACCTGCTGCCCCTCGGCGGCCTCCTGGCCGGAGCGCTGGCCGCCGTCGTGGACGCTCGCTTCGCCGTCCTGATCGGCGGCGCCGTGGTGGCCACGAGCGCGCTGCTGCTGCTGACGTCCGGGCGGCTGCGGCGGGTCGCCCGGGTGCTTCCCTAG
- a CDS encoding 5-methyltetrahydropteroyltriglutamate--homocysteine methyltransferase — protein MLFPTTLVGSYPQPEWLIDRRKLAGRFPPRVRARELWRVPEPWLAEAQDDATRLAIRAQEDAGLDIVTDGEIRRESYSNRFATALEGVDLDHPGSALDRSGHPNPVPRIVGPIRRKQPVEVEDVRFLRAHTRRPIKMTVPGPFTMSQQAQNDYYPSEEAAAMDYAVAVNAEIRDLFAAGADVVQVDEPYMQARPEKARRFGLAALNRALADVGGTTAVHICFGYAAIIHERPSGYSFLPELAGCACAQVSIETAQAKLDCSVLARLAGKQIMVGCLDLNDPTVEAPETVVARIERALPYVKPENVILAPDCGMKYLPRDVAFGKMQAMVAGAKLLRERHGGRRQG, from the coding sequence ATGCTCTTTCCGACCACTCTCGTCGGCAGCTACCCGCAGCCCGAGTGGCTGATCGACCGCCGGAAGCTCGCCGGCCGCTTTCCGCCCCGCGTGCGGGCGCGCGAGCTGTGGCGCGTCCCCGAGCCGTGGCTCGCGGAAGCGCAGGACGACGCCACGCGGCTGGCGATCCGCGCCCAGGAGGACGCCGGGCTCGACATCGTCACCGACGGCGAGATCCGGCGCGAGAGCTACTCGAACCGCTTCGCCACCGCGCTCGAGGGCGTGGACCTCGACCATCCCGGCTCCGCCCTCGACCGCTCGGGCCATCCCAACCCCGTCCCGCGCATCGTCGGGCCGATCCGTCGCAAGCAGCCGGTTGAGGTCGAGGACGTGCGCTTCCTGCGCGCCCACACGCGCCGGCCGATCAAGATGACCGTGCCGGGCCCGTTCACGATGTCGCAGCAGGCGCAGAACGACTACTACCCGAGCGAGGAGGCGGCGGCGATGGACTACGCCGTCGCGGTGAACGCGGAGATCCGCGACCTCTTCGCGGCCGGCGCCGATGTCGTGCAGGTGGACGAGCCGTACATGCAGGCGCGCCCAGAGAAGGCGCGGCGGTTCGGGCTCGCGGCGCTCAACCGGGCGCTGGCGGACGTCGGCGGCACGACGGCCGTGCACATCTGCTTCGGCTACGCGGCGATCATCCACGAGCGGCCGTCGGGCTACTCGTTCCTGCCCGAGCTGGCCGGGTGCGCCTGCGCCCAGGTCTCGATCGAGACGGCGCAGGCGAAGCTCGACTGCTCGGTGCTCGCGAGGCTCGCCGGCAAGCAGATCATGGTCGGATGCCTCGATCTGAACGACCCGACCGTCGAGGCGCCGGAGACGGTCGTCGCGCGCATCGAGCGCGCCCTGCCCTACGTCAAGCCGGAGAACGTCATCCTCGCGCCCGACTGCGGGATGAAGTACCTGCCGCGCGACGTCGCGTTCGGGAAGATGCAGGCGATGGTCGCGGGGGCGAAGCTCCTGCGCGAGCGGCACGGCGGGCGACGACAGGGATGA